The following coding sequences are from one Sesamum indicum cultivar Zhongzhi No. 13 linkage group LG11, S_indicum_v1.0, whole genome shotgun sequence window:
- the LOC105173445 gene encoding acyl carrier protein 1, mitochondrial, which translates to MASALRSAILRHVRVPISQSLSLNGSRLTAVRSMSSHGDDHLDKKEVVDRVLDVVKSFPKVDPSKVTPDVHFQKDLGLDSLDTVEIVMALEEEFKLEIPDKEADKIDSCPLAIEYIFNHPMAS; encoded by the exons ATGGCGTCGGCGTTGAGATCCGCTATACTGCGCCACGTTCGGGTACCTATATCCCAGTCCTTGTCCCTGAACGGATCCCGACTGACGGCGGTCCGATCGATGTCGTCGCACGGCGACGATCATCTCGACAAGAAGGAAGTAGTCGACCGAGTTCTCGACGTTGTTAAGAGCTTTCCCAAAGTCGATCCTTCTAAG GTGACTCCTGACGTTCATTTCCAGAAGGATCTGGGCTTGGATAGCTTAGACACTGTAGAGATTGTAATGGCCCTCGAGGAAGAGTTTAAGCTGGAAATTCCAGACAAGGAAGCTGATAAAATTGATTCCTGCCCTCTTGCAATCGAATATATTTTCAACCATCCTATGGCTAGCTAA
- the LOC105173446 gene encoding putative invertase inhibitor, producing the protein MKPCSSFTPLALLLPFLIMLKAIEGQNMINSTCKTSVINDPNINYDFCTTSLQAAPASRCATLQGLGTISIRLTRDNVTDTRCFIKQLMKNQTWDLYTRQCLSDCFELFSDAVSSVEEAMRYYSAKRFDDANVQISSVMDAATTCEDGFEEKGGAFSPLTKRNNDTFQLSAVVLSVMHMVQAGSG; encoded by the coding sequence ATGAAGCCATGTTCATCTTTCACTCCATTAGCCCTCTTACTTCCCTTCTTGATCATGCTCAAGGCCATAGAAGGCCAGAACATGATCAACTCCACTTGCAAAACTTCCGTGATCAATGATCCGAACATCAACTATGACTTCTGCACAACATCCCTGCAAGCCGCCCCGGCAAGCAGGTGCGCTACCCTCCAAGGCCTCGGCACGATTTCCATCCGGCTGACACGTGACAACGTAACCGATACACGGTGTTTCATCAAACAGCTGATGAAAAACCAGACATGGGATCTGTATACGAGGCAGTGTTTGAGTGATTGCTTCGAGCTTTTCTCTGATGCTGTCTCTTCTGTAGAGGAGGCCATGAGATATTATAGTGCGAAGAGGTTCGATGATGCCAATGTGCAGATAAGTTCGGTCATGGATGCTGCCACGACGTGTGAAGATGGGTTTGAGGAGAAGGGAGGTGCCTTTTCGCCTTTGACTAAGAGAAACAACGACACGTTTCAGCTTTCAGCTGTGGTGCTTTCTGTTATGCATATGGTTCAGGCAGGATCAGGGTGA
- the LOC105173447 gene encoding protein TRIGALACTOSYLDIACYLGLYCEROL 4, chloroplastic isoform X1, whose protein sequence is MADLRTAMDAAFWDLNVSTPHALDGVSKAVPGDPVPLGGARASRAIRVQQLSVLGNGFPLGIIPSISPTSNHKELGSFALQSLLGNVDIGGWWVGLIGQFRPKKLISSIKAEVCAAEEWELPLLKDAAKHFLDKSLYAIGLCSMIPLTSSSSLLLSSEKHGERKRRQTKAVFLHEFPDHDITLEAAWPQLFIDHKGKYWEVPESISVDCSSLISDSGLRYRFGIHKNSGLPQSVDSVNAQNPIALLPGLCAKAAFSYQKSKDLWRQKETKEDVIIETEKGQFWRPSYDIRLREPHATISGIIGGTCMAWASAGSGSLFVKPTQDVERSSLGAHNRVRFRADLFGSVCYTFQHGKFRNLFGDLTRVDARLDILSASALAQKASNLFRSAQSNRPSNELSSPKINLIYQQQVAGPIVFRVDSKFSLDLSPGRHGPHLEDLIYSLNYSLRILISGKVVAWYSPRRKEGMVELRLFEF, encoded by the exons ATGGCGGATTTGAGGACGGCAATGGATGCAGCATTCTGGGACCTGAATGTATCAACTCCACATGCCCTTGATGGTGTTTCTAAGGCTGTTCCGGGGGATCCCGTACCCCTAGGTGGTGCAAGAGCAAGTAGAGCAATTAGGGTTCAGCAATTATCTGTATTGGGAAATGGGTTCCCGTTGGGCATCATTCCATCTATTTCTCCAACCTCTAATCACAAGGAGCTGGGCTCTTTTGCGCTGCAGTCCCTCCTCGGCAACGTGGATATCGGGGGCTG GTGGGTGGGATTAATTGGGCAATTTCGTCCAAAGAAATTGATATCATCTATTAAAGCTGAAGTTTGTGCTGCAGAAGAGTGGGAGCTGCCTTTGCTTAAAGATGCTGCTAAGCATTTCCTGGACAAATCACTCTATGCTATTGGCCTATGCTCGATGATACCAttaacatcatcatcatccttaCTTTTGAGCTCTGAGAAGCATGGTGAGAGGAAGAGGAGACAGACCAAAGCCGTGTTCCTTCACGAG TTTCCAGATCATGATATCACTCTAGAAGCCGCATGGCCGCAGCTGTTCATAGACCATAAAGGAAAATACTGGGAAGTTCCAGAATCTATATCCGTGGACTGTTCGTCCCTCATCTCTGACTCAGGGTTGCGATACCGTTTTGGCATACATAAAAATAGTGGCCTTCCACAGTCTGTCGATTCTGTTAATGCTCAAAACCCAATTGCCTTATTGCCTGGTCTATGTGCAAAAGCTGCCTTTTCTTATCAGAAGTCTAAGGACTTATGGAGgcaaaaggaaacaaaagagGATGTTATAATAGAGACAGAAAAGGGCCAATTTTGGCGTCCCTCATATGATATCCGTCTCAGGGAGCCTCACGCAACAATATCTGGAATTATAG GGGGTACTTGCATGGCATGGGCAAGTGCTGGGAGTGGCTCGCTATTTGTCAAGCCAACACAAGATGTGGAGAGGAGTTCTTTAGGGGCTCATAATAGAGTTCGTTTTCGTGCTGATTTATTTGGTTCGGTATGCTATACTTTCCAACATGGGAAATTCAGAAATTTATTTGGAGACCTCACCAGGGTAGATGCTCGCTTGGATATTCTGTCTGCTTCAGCTTTAGCCCAAAAGGCGTCCAACCTTTTTAGGAGTGCACAGAGTAATCGACCATCAAATGAACTGTCTTCTCCCAAAATCAATCTTATATATCAGCAGCAG GTTGCTGGTCCTATCGTTTTTCGTGTGGATTCCAAGTTCTCCCTCGATTTGTCCCCAGGCAGACACGGGCCGCATCTTGAAGATCTGATATACAGCTTGAATTACTCTCTGAGGATCCTGATTTCTGGGAAGGTAGTAGCATGGTATTCTCCGAGACGAAAAGAAGGTATGGTTGAGCTACGGCTCTTTGAGTTCTAA
- the LOC105173447 gene encoding protein TRIGALACTOSYLDIACYLGLYCEROL 4, chloroplastic isoform X2, which yields MGSRWASFHLFLQPLITRSWALLRCSPSSATWISGAEEWELPLLKDAAKHFLDKSLYAIGLCSMIPLTSSSSLLLSSEKHGERKRRQTKAVFLHEFPDHDITLEAAWPQLFIDHKGKYWEVPESISVDCSSLISDSGLRYRFGIHKNSGLPQSVDSVNAQNPIALLPGLCAKAAFSYQKSKDLWRQKETKEDVIIETEKGQFWRPSYDIRLREPHATISGIIGGTCMAWASAGSGSLFVKPTQDVERSSLGAHNRVRFRADLFGSVCYTFQHGKFRNLFGDLTRVDARLDILSASALAQKASNLFRSAQSNRPSNELSSPKINLIYQQQVAGPIVFRVDSKFSLDLSPGRHGPHLEDLIYSLNYSLRILISGKVVAWYSPRRKEGMVELRLFEF from the exons ATGGGTTCCCGTTGGGCATCATTCCATCTATTTCTCCAACCTCTAATCACAAGGAGCTGGGCTCTTTTGCGCTGCAGTCCCTCCTCGGCAACGTGGATATCGGGGGCTG AAGAGTGGGAGCTGCCTTTGCTTAAAGATGCTGCTAAGCATTTCCTGGACAAATCACTCTATGCTATTGGCCTATGCTCGATGATACCAttaacatcatcatcatccttaCTTTTGAGCTCTGAGAAGCATGGTGAGAGGAAGAGGAGACAGACCAAAGCCGTGTTCCTTCACGAG TTTCCAGATCATGATATCACTCTAGAAGCCGCATGGCCGCAGCTGTTCATAGACCATAAAGGAAAATACTGGGAAGTTCCAGAATCTATATCCGTGGACTGTTCGTCCCTCATCTCTGACTCAGGGTTGCGATACCGTTTTGGCATACATAAAAATAGTGGCCTTCCACAGTCTGTCGATTCTGTTAATGCTCAAAACCCAATTGCCTTATTGCCTGGTCTATGTGCAAAAGCTGCCTTTTCTTATCAGAAGTCTAAGGACTTATGGAGgcaaaaggaaacaaaagagGATGTTATAATAGAGACAGAAAAGGGCCAATTTTGGCGTCCCTCATATGATATCCGTCTCAGGGAGCCTCACGCAACAATATCTGGAATTATAG GGGGTACTTGCATGGCATGGGCAAGTGCTGGGAGTGGCTCGCTATTTGTCAAGCCAACACAAGATGTGGAGAGGAGTTCTTTAGGGGCTCATAATAGAGTTCGTTTTCGTGCTGATTTATTTGGTTCGGTATGCTATACTTTCCAACATGGGAAATTCAGAAATTTATTTGGAGACCTCACCAGGGTAGATGCTCGCTTGGATATTCTGTCTGCTTCAGCTTTAGCCCAAAAGGCGTCCAACCTTTTTAGGAGTGCACAGAGTAATCGACCATCAAATGAACTGTCTTCTCCCAAAATCAATCTTATATATCAGCAGCAG GTTGCTGGTCCTATCGTTTTTCGTGTGGATTCCAAGTTCTCCCTCGATTTGTCCCCAGGCAGACACGGGCCGCATCTTGAAGATCTGATATACAGCTTGAATTACTCTCTGAGGATCCTGATTTCTGGGAAGGTAGTAGCATGGTATTCTCCGAGACGAAAAGAAGGTATGGTTGAGCTACGGCTCTTTGAGTTCTAA
- the LOC105173447 gene encoding protein TRIGALACTOSYLDIACYLGLYCEROL 4, chloroplastic isoform X3 — MIIKWVGLIGQFRPKKLISSIKAEVCAAEEWELPLLKDAAKHFLDKSLYAIGLCSMIPLTSSSSLLLSSEKHGERKRRQTKAVFLHEFPDHDITLEAAWPQLFIDHKGKYWEVPESISVDCSSLISDSGLRYRFGIHKNSGLPQSVDSVNAQNPIALLPGLCAKAAFSYQKSKDLWRQKETKEDVIIETEKGQFWRPSYDIRLREPHATISGIIGGTCMAWASAGSGSLFVKPTQDVERSSLGAHNRVRFRADLFGSVCYTFQHGKFRNLFGDLTRVDARLDILSASALAQKASNLFRSAQSNRPSNELSSPKINLIYQQQVAGPIVFRVDSKFSLDLSPGRHGPHLEDLIYSLNYSLRILISGKVVAWYSPRRKEGMVELRLFEF, encoded by the exons ATGATAATCAA GTGGGTGGGATTAATTGGGCAATTTCGTCCAAAGAAATTGATATCATCTATTAAAGCTGAAGTTTGTGCTGCAGAAGAGTGGGAGCTGCCTTTGCTTAAAGATGCTGCTAAGCATTTCCTGGACAAATCACTCTATGCTATTGGCCTATGCTCGATGATACCAttaacatcatcatcatccttaCTTTTGAGCTCTGAGAAGCATGGTGAGAGGAAGAGGAGACAGACCAAAGCCGTGTTCCTTCACGAG TTTCCAGATCATGATATCACTCTAGAAGCCGCATGGCCGCAGCTGTTCATAGACCATAAAGGAAAATACTGGGAAGTTCCAGAATCTATATCCGTGGACTGTTCGTCCCTCATCTCTGACTCAGGGTTGCGATACCGTTTTGGCATACATAAAAATAGTGGCCTTCCACAGTCTGTCGATTCTGTTAATGCTCAAAACCCAATTGCCTTATTGCCTGGTCTATGTGCAAAAGCTGCCTTTTCTTATCAGAAGTCTAAGGACTTATGGAGgcaaaaggaaacaaaagagGATGTTATAATAGAGACAGAAAAGGGCCAATTTTGGCGTCCCTCATATGATATCCGTCTCAGGGAGCCTCACGCAACAATATCTGGAATTATAG GGGGTACTTGCATGGCATGGGCAAGTGCTGGGAGTGGCTCGCTATTTGTCAAGCCAACACAAGATGTGGAGAGGAGTTCTTTAGGGGCTCATAATAGAGTTCGTTTTCGTGCTGATTTATTTGGTTCGGTATGCTATACTTTCCAACATGGGAAATTCAGAAATTTATTTGGAGACCTCACCAGGGTAGATGCTCGCTTGGATATTCTGTCTGCTTCAGCTTTAGCCCAAAAGGCGTCCAACCTTTTTAGGAGTGCACAGAGTAATCGACCATCAAATGAACTGTCTTCTCCCAAAATCAATCTTATATATCAGCAGCAG GTTGCTGGTCCTATCGTTTTTCGTGTGGATTCCAAGTTCTCCCTCGATTTGTCCCCAGGCAGACACGGGCCGCATCTTGAAGATCTGATATACAGCTTGAATTACTCTCTGAGGATCCTGATTTCTGGGAAGGTAGTAGCATGGTATTCTCCGAGACGAAAAGAAGGTATGGTTGAGCTACGGCTCTTTGAGTTCTAA
- the LOC105173800 gene encoding 10 kDa chaperonin 1, chloroplastic codes for MYRVVPQADRVLIRLEELPEKSAGGVLLPKSAVKFERYLVGEVVSLGAEVGELERGKKVLFSDINAYEVDLGTDARHCFCKASDLLAVVE; via the exons ATGTATCGg GTTGTGCCACAAGCTGATAGAGTTTTAATTCGCCTCGAAGAGCTGCCGGAG AAATCAGCTGGGGGAGTTTTACTGCCCAAGTCAGCAGTGAAGTTTGAGCGGTACCTTGTTGGAGAG GTTGTTTCTCTTGGTGCAGAGGTTGGGGAATTGGAGAGGGGAAAGaag GTGCTTTTCTCTGATATAAATGCATATGAG GTTGACTTGGGGACAGATGCAAGGCATTGTTTCTGCAAAGCAAGTGATTTGCTGGCTGTGGTCGAGTAG